GATTTGCCCAACAAGCTCTATACTCTATGACCAAGAACGAAGTTTTCGCGCCAATCGAACTTCTTGAGAAAATGGTGGCTGAGGGCAAATACGGCATTAAATCCGGCGAGGGATTCTACAAGTATAATAAGAAGTAATTTTGATAaagttatacaatatacaacagATACTATTTACCTatcgttataaaaataaatatgattttatatttctattaacTGTTATTTTACTTGAAACATTACGCTCTACACctgaagaaataataatttatttatttatagtaattttaaagaattaacaacatttaaatttaaattaaagaaacCCATTTCCGCTAGTGATGATAATTAACCCTGTAAGCGTTATAGATGAAACCTAAGTGTAAATATTATCCTTTTTTGtcctcaaaaataattattgacgtgctaaaaaggaaatattttctATCTAGTTCTACCATGATAGATAACGTAGTTAGCAACCGTCGAAataatctacatatttatttgagtaTTGATTCATACAAAGATTAAAATTTCCCcacatatgtataaaaatactgtatagtaatctttgtttattattgtgaattacTTCTAAATGACGCCAATTTGCAACATCTTATCGTacacaatttaaaacataaatgaatggaatattgtttgtttgggtgTGACTCTTAAACTAAACTGCTAATCAGGGAGTAGATAGTTTATTACCATAATTTCAGCCCAGTTTACCCTATTGTTGTCATATATCTCGGTTTTGAACATGCCTTAAGTATCTGCTTGCAGCTACTCTAAAAATACCCTCTGCGCAACGCATTTTTTTAAAATCTGGCtcttatttcaaaaattaagcCACCAACTTGATCGGCTTTCTTCACCGGCTTCTTCATTAATTCTTGGGACGTAGATTGATTACCTACAATTAAAACTTTGCATTGTAATTAATCAACTGTAACCGATTACACACCAATATCTGACGATATATTCAGTCAGGTGATTGTAAGTGACGTCACGCTGTATACACTGCAGAACAAATGTAGTAGTAGTTAGTAGATGACATTGTTAGTTCTTGTGCTCGGGTTTGATTCTCTCctaaatctagacacacggcagtgtgtccgccaagttcgagcaaaaaaaccgacacaccggccgtgggttatattacacgaaccatttcgggccaagttctccacctataactcaaaatctattttatctacgcatatgaaatttctagtatctatcgagatctacttacttatctaaaatacaaaatttcattaatacctattgtagatcttgagatattgacgtcagaaaatcgctatttttactatacactcactgactgactcactcactcactcattataaagcttattataatatcatcTCAAAACTGAAAAGTGTAAGTGTGAGTCATTACCACTaaggaataaaacaaaaaaattaaaaatggttaCCGACCTAAaacgttacgaaggtttgtatttagtcatttaagaaaaaaagaaaatattacgaTTTGCCAATTCTTGGAAATAAAAGGTAGTTTTCTTctttggcaagttttaatagaaaattatatctTCATTGCATGCAAACttctaaaattacaaaattgttaaatatatcgttgttacatttatttcaaactcgtattattatttcaaaacttacacaaaaatatatttacatattgtgATTTCAATTCTTAAATAGGTAGTTTTCTTCTTTCTTATCTTCATTGCATACAAACttctaaaattacaaaattgttaaatataTCGTTGTTACATTTATTCCAAActcgtaattattataaaaaaaatatatttctttgtataaaaaagttagtAATGAGAAAACCACAAAGCGTACAGTTTTGTTTGATGCTGTCCGTacaatatttaggtacctacctactttaagtacttatgtaataatgattaattgattatcatcacaataataatattgctaTCGCGGTGTGTGGCAAGTACATGTGTTTTGATAATACACTGaatgtaagtatattatatacacATTATATATAGCCGTGTTCTTTGTAATCGCGTCTGAAACTTAGTCATTCAGTTTTCAAGACATTTTTCCTGTTTTcatgtcataataattaaaaatattgtgctTGTTCCGAGAAATTGTTATCAATTTGGTAAATGCCTACAGTTGGTAgcctttatataaaaatatatcgtcATAGCATTATGTCTGTTGCTGGCCGacagggtaagcagaggtgttaGTTGTATGTGGGTACTTTTGTGTGGATGTAGGACGTCCACTCACaaggacagacgacctgatgaaggtcgcagggagccgctggacgCAGGTGGTTAtcaaccagcctatctggaagtcattgtaccccaatgacttccagatccAGTCAGGCCTAAGTGAAGcagatgtgatgatgatgacttttTGTAGTACAGCCAAATTCTTGTTCCCATGTGATATAAGTTTAGTACAATTATCATtatatacctataggtatttcTTTAGTCATCTGGGTATGAGAGATAAGATTTTGAGGaatttgtaaaaaagaaaaaataattcataGGCCTGTAATGTGGTAGGATATGGTTATCAACCGTTTATCGTCTACTGCTGGGCATAGGACTGACCAATACCATGTCACTGAGCTCGATGTTCATATGCAACAACGGCTGGATCATTGATCAGATTTTACGATGTTGCTCTTGCTAACATAATAAGATTATTAAGAGATAAATGGTGAGCGATAAACGTATCTAACTAACGTAACGATCATTCGGAAATGTTGTAGCTGGTgctgtatatttaaatatttaaactccATGGGATAAAAGAGTCGTGATATTATTAAAAGAGCAGGCAGATACCAATAATCCTATTTTTCACCAGACCAAACGATGTGACGTCAACAAGGATTTAATGaagataaaagtttaaaatagtatttgtttttttaactccATCGTTGTGAAAACTGCGCGTGCGCACACAATGAAAATAGCCATGATCCGAGCACTGAATCACTGGGATTACCTATAAGTATTCATTATACGTTTTGGTTAACTgtagttacatacatacttctTTTATATTTAGGCAGATGTCTATTTCAATAAGTAGCtcagtataatatataataaagctatctgatagattttttttattaaggtttGGCTTTTTTCCCAAAAGTTTTCCACTTAGAAGCGAAAGGAACTCAGTCGTCTATGTCTTTTACATACGTACCTAAGCTCAAGGGAAGGAGGAAATCCCATTAGGTATATATTTTGCTGCTAAAGGCTTACGTGACCTAACTCATCTATGGTTTTTACTTTCATAAATAAGTTGTCAATTACCTTTGAAATAAATTCCACGACACTGAAATCACCCTGGTATGTAGGGTACTTACTGATAACTATTAGGTAAACTTTAATTAATggcgaaggaaaatatcgtgaggaattTGAATTCACAGTCATTAATTCTGTCTATATCTTGaatgaataacaaaaaatgtattaagatAGTTGTCGCAATCGATATTATGATGACAATCTCCTCTTGCAGGTGACGCGTCAGCCGAGGATATAGACATAGCTATGAAGCTAGGTGCAGGCTACCCCATGGGTCCTTTAGAACTGGCTGACTTCACTGGGTTAGACACTAAGAAGTTCGTCCTAGGTGTCATGCATGAGAAGACTAGACTCCCGGCTTTTGAGCCCATACCTCTTCTTAATAAGCTCGTCAGCGAAGGCAAGTTTGGCAGGAAAACTGGTGAAGGTTTCTATAAATATGATAAGTAATGATCTCTGAGGATGTTATGTAACAAAGGAATCtgctaatatatttttgttatgttactATGTTATCTaacagttgttttatttaagtacctattagaTTACTTCCTATCTTATAGGACCACCTATGTTATAGAATTTCATATTcgtatttcaaaattatatgtaataagtatgaaataaaaatttcaccCTACTCAAGCGCATACAACCATTTCAAAATAGGTCATATCTCATATCCGTCATGGTTATTTCGTTCATAATATCACCCGCACATTCATTCAGTTAAGCTAGGTACCTACACATGTATCTACTTACCTAGTCTATCAAAATGTACCTGTATGTAAATGATATCACTCCAAATGTTTCAGTGCATTAGTACTTATACCTACTTGTATTTACGTCTGTACCTACTATTTTAGGGTTTCCTTAAAGTGACTAGGTACATATGTTACTGTACTACAGTGCCACTAGCCGATTGCTGACAAGCTGACATAGTTTCATACATCATCTTGTCAAAGATGGAGCATACTTTATCGGCATGAGACGTATTTTTTCATGAGTCATTTTTGAATGATTTATACAGCATCCAAGGTGTAGAGGACAATCTTTCATAGGTGCCTTGGTACATACACACATTCATACCAATATTATAGGAATCCACTAAATCTGATTTTTATTCTTCAAATGTTCCTGAAATAACTTTCAGtggaatatgagcccctagcgtgacttgaaattagttgagttATCGCGTCAAGTAGTAAC
This sequence is a window from Spodoptera frugiperda isolate SF20-4 chromosome 5, AGI-APGP_CSIRO_Sfru_2.0, whole genome shotgun sequence. Protein-coding genes within it:
- the LOC118272085 gene encoding hydroxyacyl-coenzyme A dehydrogenase, mitochondrial-like produces the protein MAGDASAEDIDIAMKLGAGYPMGPLELADFTGLDTKKFVLGVMHEKTRLPAFEPIPLLNKLVSEGKFGRKTGEGFYKYDK